From Hydrogenobacter sp., a single genomic window includes:
- the cas8a1 gene encoding type I-B CRISPR-associated protein Cas8b1/Cst1 — protein sequence MVVRFYADNWLMASAIVGFLRACDASTIDWKSWVKDKVLEVPEEIWNKGSDILTEAIWSKEIGNYKKRLEKLTNPKEKKISEKLKKPYNSLVLPVIGDFHSNSSLTNPSSKHTKDIESWFRGKVLENKRTDEELKKGLETIIRKESFWEELKDRIKKAIREGLSTLEESNSRTHKAPLCFFCKERETYTYKGRFRTFDAIHFTPLSASSETLSNFFYNGKNTLYLCSQCERLLFFSSLAYTKFNNNYIFVYLAENIEQIYHLNRMLSHQGTITKDFLREAVAVGLKEIRSMQVEYAYKNIYVVEIEKVGDAKANIHTFTFNLRLVEAFNELLDEYPEKFLKSAFDIFLSYAYSGRSLYEFLDYILSGFFYKNRYKNLGSSFSGRLLRVGAELDFLPKSLTYFIKFQEYLQKEETMLERQIYQAYEEGRKLKRKLFENHGDDRAKKRAETLSYRILEAIRRRDIDALQQNLIRAYLELEQEIPPVFRDTLLEKSFNRVAYAFLIGLNGEEKKYEAGGKT from the coding sequence ATGGTTGTGCGATTTTACGCAGATAACTGGTTAATGGCTTCAGCCATAGTTGGCTTTTTGAGAGCTTGCGATGCGAGCACTATAGATTGGAAAAGCTGGGTGAAGGATAAGGTGTTGGAAGTGCCAGAGGAGATCTGGAACAAAGGAAGCGACATTCTGACTGAGGCTATATGGAGTAAGGAAATTGGAAACTACAAAAAACGTTTAGAGAAATTAACCAATCCTAAAGAAAAGAAGATCTCAGAAAAACTCAAAAAACCATACAACAGCTTAGTTTTGCCTGTTATAGGAGATTTTCACAGTAATAGTTCTTTGACAAATCCCTCATCAAAGCATACGAAAGATATAGAAAGCTGGTTCAGAGGCAAGGTTCTTGAAAATAAAAGAACCGATGAGGAGTTAAAAAAGGGTCTTGAGACGATCATCCGTAAAGAAAGCTTTTGGGAAGAACTCAAAGATCGTATCAAAAAAGCAATAAGGGAAGGCTTGTCTACTCTTGAAGAAAGTAACAGCCGGACACATAAAGCTCCACTATGCTTTTTCTGTAAGGAAAGAGAAACATACACATATAAAGGAAGATTCAGAACTTTTGACGCAATTCACTTTACTCCCCTTTCCGCAAGCTCCGAAACTCTGTCTAACTTCTTTTATAATGGTAAAAACACCCTTTACTTGTGTTCTCAATGCGAAAGGCTCCTCTTTTTCTCATCTTTAGCTTATACTAAATTTAACAACAACTACATTTTTGTGTATCTGGCGGAAAATATAGAACAGATTTACCACTTAAATAGAATGCTTTCACATCAAGGCACCATAACGAAGGACTTTTTGAGGGAAGCTGTAGCTGTAGGTCTTAAAGAGATCCGTAGTATGCAGGTTGAATATGCGTATAAGAACATATACGTGGTTGAGATAGAAAAGGTTGGAGATGCTAAAGCGAACATCCACACCTTCACTTTCAACTTAAGGCTCGTAGAGGCTTTCAACGAGCTTCTTGATGAATACCCTGAAAAGTTTCTGAAAAGCGCCTTTGACATCTTTCTTAGTTACGCATACTCTGGCAGGAGTCTTTATGAGTTTTTAGACTACATTCTGTCAGGATTCTTTTATAAAAACCGTTATAAAAATTTGGGAAGTTCATTTTCAGGGAGACTCTTAAGGGTTGGCGCAGAGCTTGATTTTTTGCCAAAAAGTTTGACTTACTTCATAAAGTTTCAAGAGTACTTACAAAAGGAGGAAACCATGCTTGAAAGACAAATTTACCAAGCGTATGAGGAAGGAAGGAAACTCAAAAGGAAGCTTTTTGAAAACCACGGTGATGACAGAGCCAAAAAGAGAGCAGAGACGCTCTCCTACAGAATACTGGAAGCTATAAGAAGAAGAGACATTGACGCTCTTCAGCAGAACTTAATAAGAGCGTACCTTGAGTTAGAACAGGAGATACCTCCAGTTTTTAGAGATACACTCTTGGAGAAAAGTTTCAATCGTGTAGCTTACGCCTTTCTGATAGGTCTAAACGGAGAGGAAAAGAAATATGAAGCTGGAGGAAAAACTTAA
- the cas3 gene encoding CRISPR-associated helicase Cas3': MKLEEKLKKLWAKGDGTSIREHTDRLHYNLKRLRKLYGESIERVLTENGRRIFWNMLTLACEYHDYGKIYAHFQKDVGNPEYQNLKTALPKVRHNLISPAFLPQLEDELLRDIVALLIINHHKHNQEKPETLMKILREDFSVEDVWYEHLITNHDYGIIHDYYRDKEEIQKVYTLAKGFLLRIDHASSSSVGIVENKPVEDTEVKVKTYLQNKNSDLNDLQRWVLQKRNKSLLVVASTGMGKTEAGFLFLGRKGFFILPMKTSANGIYMRAVSVFGKDACGLLHSSCVSFLISEDKGDDVSRNLYENALNDIAEARNLAKPLIVCTPDQLFPFVFRFYGFEKYLSIFSYAKVVLDEIQLYEPHTLGFIVSALKLIHKWVDGKVMVMTATLPEFVKGDLDFLEISPRFLFKNVRHHLKVESQSILSEVALERMVEKGKEGKVLVICNTVQRAVEVYSKLKEGYAKPNLLHARFTLQHRQKKEEEIKAFFNSQSTGIWITTQLAEVSLDLDADLLFTELSTVDSLLQRLGRVNRMGKKDTGEPNVFVYVEDCSGIPQVYRKSLFEMTKERLRDGLLTEEEKIRIVEEVYSEETLKRKDDKYLRDYINAKEYIESLWNSFSYMKDSFNKGNAQKLFRDIDSVLVIPNKYRDKVERLLRVYANAKDPLERIKKREEIYSYTINTPSYWMDSKLFAGRIGEKIYPPIYFINANYDEELGLEYTKEGDQDNLV, translated from the coding sequence ATGAAGCTGGAGGAAAAACTTAAAAAACTCTGGGCTAAAGGTGACGGGACGAGCATAAGGGAGCATACGGACAGACTTCATTACAACCTGAAACGGTTAAGGAAACTTTACGGGGAAAGCATTGAAAGGGTACTTACTGAAAACGGCAGAAGGATCTTCTGGAACATGTTGACTCTTGCCTGTGAGTATCATGATTACGGAAAAATTTACGCACATTTCCAAAAAGATGTAGGAAATCCTGAATATCAAAATTTGAAGACAGCTTTGCCAAAAGTGAGGCACAACTTAATCTCCCCAGCTTTCTTGCCACAACTGGAAGATGAGCTTTTAAGGGATATTGTGGCACTACTTATAATTAATCATCATAAGCATAATCAAGAAAAACCAGAGACTCTAATGAAAATCCTTAGGGAAGATTTTTCCGTTGAAGACGTGTGGTATGAGCATCTGATCACAAATCACGATTACGGGATAATACATGACTACTATAGAGACAAAGAGGAAATTCAGAAAGTCTACACCCTTGCCAAGGGTTTCCTGTTGCGCATAGATCACGCAAGCAGTAGCAGTGTTGGGATAGTTGAAAATAAGCCTGTAGAGGATACGGAGGTAAAGGTCAAAACCTATCTGCAAAATAAAAACTCGGATCTTAATGACCTTCAAAGATGGGTTCTCCAAAAAAGGAACAAAAGTCTTTTGGTGGTAGCCTCCACTGGTATGGGTAAAACGGAGGCAGGTTTTCTCTTCTTAGGAAGAAAAGGTTTTTTTATTCTGCCTATGAAGACTTCCGCAAATGGTATATACATGAGAGCTGTGAGTGTATTTGGAAAGGATGCTTGCGGACTTTTACATTCCTCTTGCGTCAGTTTTCTCATCTCTGAAGATAAGGGGGATGATGTGAGCCGAAACCTTTATGAGAATGCGCTGAACGATATTGCGGAAGCCAGAAACCTTGCAAAGCCTTTAATCGTATGTACTCCTGACCAGCTTTTCCCTTTTGTCTTTAGATTTTACGGCTTTGAAAAATACCTCAGCATCTTTTCCTATGCGAAAGTTGTTTTAGATGAAATTCAACTCTACGAACCCCACACCTTAGGATTTATAGTGAGCGCTTTAAAGCTTATACACAAATGGGTAGACGGAAAAGTGATGGTAATGACTGCAACGCTACCTGAGTTTGTGAAGGGGGATTTGGATTTTTTAGAGATCTCTCCTCGCTTTTTGTTTAAGAATGTCAGGCATCACTTGAAAGTGGAGTCACAATCCATTTTAAGCGAAGTTGCTCTTGAGAGGATGGTAGAGAAGGGGAAGGAAGGAAAGGTTCTGGTAATTTGCAACACAGTTCAGAGAGCCGTTGAGGTTTACAGCAAACTCAAAGAAGGCTACGCAAAGCCGAACCTTTTACACGCAAGGTTCACACTTCAGCACAGACAGAAAAAAGAAGAGGAAATAAAAGCTTTCTTTAATTCACAATCCACAGGTATCTGGATAACTACCCAGCTTGCAGAGGTATCTTTGGATCTTGATGCTGATCTTTTATTTACCGAGCTTTCCACTGTGGACAGCCTCCTTCAAAGACTTGGTAGGGTAAACAGAATGGGTAAGAAAGATACAGGCGAACCTAACGTCTTTGTATATGTGGAGGATTGCTCAGGTATACCTCAGGTATACAGGAAAAGTCTTTTTGAAATGACAAAGGAAAGATTAAGGGATGGCTTGCTGACAGAAGAGGAAAAGATAAGGATCGTAGAGGAAGTTTATTCGGAGGAGACCCTGAAGCGTAAAGATGATAAGTATCTCAGAGATTACATAAACGCAAAGGAATATATAGAAAGCCTTTGGAATAGCTTTTCTTACATGAAGGATAGTTTTAACAAAGGGAATGCTCAAAAACTTTTCAGGGACATAGACAGTGTATTGGTTATTCCAAACAAATACAGGGATAAGGTTGAGAGGCTATTGAGGGTGTATGCAAACGCTAAAGATCCTTTAGAAAGGATAAAAAAGAGGGAAGAGATCTATAGCTACACTATAAATACACCAAGTTACTGGATGGACAGCAAGCTTTTTGCGGGACGAATTGGAGAAAAAATCTATCCACCAATTTACTTTATAAATGCAAATTATGATGAAGAGCTTGGACTTGAATACACCAAAGAAGGTGATCAGGATAACTTAGTATGA
- the cas4 gene encoding CRISPR-associated protein Cas4, which translates to MIEELNTLKFKGTQVAYFVVCERKLWLFTKGVSFEHTSEKVALGKFLDEVSFKREQKLDLCGEPVSIDFITTAKGIVINEIKHSDALQEAHILQVKYYIFYLKNKGISVSHGVLHYPKQKRIVRVDISREDEKLIKEALEKMDHLLSLPKPPQRINAPYCKKCAYYEFCYG; encoded by the coding sequence ATGATTGAAGAACTTAATACGCTTAAGTTCAAAGGTACGCAGGTTGCTTACTTTGTAGTTTGTGAAAGGAAGCTTTGGCTTTTTACTAAAGGGGTGAGCTTTGAACATACTTCTGAGAAGGTGGCTCTGGGTAAGTTTCTTGACGAAGTCAGCTTCAAAAGGGAACAGAAATTGGATCTGTGCGGAGAGCCGGTGAGCATAGATTTCATCACAACTGCCAAAGGTATAGTGATCAACGAAATAAAACATTCTGACGCATTACAAGAGGCCCACATTTTACAGGTGAAGTATTACATTTTTTATCTCAAAAACAAGGGAATCTCTGTCTCTCACGGAGTTTTACATTATCCAAAGCAAAAGAGGATAGTACGTGTGGATATAAGTAGGGAAGATGAGAAACTAATAAAGGAAGCTCTTGAAAAGATGGATCACCTTTTGTCTCTACCCAAACCACCTCAGAGGATAAATGCACCTTATTGTAAAAAGTGTGCCTACTACGAGTTTTGCTATGGGTAA
- the cas1b gene encoding type I-B CRISPR-associated endonuclease Cas1b, producing the protein MGKIYYITSHGELSRHENTLLFKNSQMRKSIPIEDVDEIFIFGELSLNTKVLNILASNGIVVHFFNYYGYYAGSFYPRETNLSGYLLIKQAQHHLEPSKRLYLAKAFIYGALLNISKVYDFDASEFYDRLDRAKKTSEVMQIEGDFRKLCYQILEKQTGWIFGKRTKRPPQNPLNALISFGNSLVYAKVLGEIYQTQLNPTISYLHEPSTKRFSLALDVAEVFKPLFSDCLILKLLKEGKLIEDAHFLQEMNYAYLSPEGRRIFISEFNKLLEDTLNHKKLKRKISHKTLIKLELYKLIKHLLEEETYLPLNYAVCG; encoded by the coding sequence ATGGGTAAAATCTACTACATCACGAGTCACGGTGAACTAAGCAGGCATGAGAACACACTGCTTTTTAAAAACTCACAAATGAGAAAGAGTATACCCATAGAGGATGTAGATGAAATCTTTATTTTTGGAGAACTTTCTTTGAACACAAAAGTGTTGAACATTCTTGCTTCTAACGGTATAGTTGTTCACTTTTTCAATTATTACGGCTACTATGCGGGCAGCTTTTACCCGAGGGAAACAAATCTATCCGGTTACCTTCTTATTAAACAGGCTCAGCACCACCTTGAGCCATCAAAAAGACTTTACCTCGCCAAAGCTTTCATTTACGGAGCCTTGCTTAATATCTCAAAAGTATACGATTTTGATGCTTCAGAATTTTACGATAGATTGGACAGAGCTAAGAAAACAAGTGAAGTGATGCAAATTGAGGGTGACTTCAGGAAATTGTGCTACCAAATTCTTGAGAAGCAAACCGGCTGGATTTTTGGTAAGAGAACAAAAAGACCTCCTCAAAACCCTCTCAACGCCTTGATCTCCTTCGGAAACTCTTTAGTCTATGCCAAAGTGTTGGGAGAAATTTACCAAACACAGCTTAATCCTACGATAAGCTACCTTCATGAGCCATCCACAAAGAGATTTTCCTTAGCTCTTGACGTGGCAGAGGTTTTTAAGCCGTTATTCTCTGATTGTTTGATCTTAAAGCTTCTGAAAGAGGGAAAGCTAATAGAAGATGCACACTTTTTACAGGAGATGAATTACGCATACCTGAGTCCAGAAGGAAGACGTATCTTCATCTCGGAATTCAACAAACTTTTAGAAGATACATTGAACCACAAAAAACTCAAAAGGAAAATTTCCCATAAAACACTCATAAAACTTGAACTTTACAAGCTTATAAAACATCTTTTGGAAGAAGAGACGTATTTACCGCTC